DNA sequence from the Sceloporus undulatus isolate JIND9_A2432 ecotype Alabama chromosome 4, SceUnd_v1.1, whole genome shotgun sequence genome:
tgacaaggttgtcaagtcgtgtctgaacGTAgagagcagtgctcatctccgttactaagccgaagagccagcattgtcagagactactctgtgatcatatggcaAGCATGAttgcatagaatgctgtttaccttcccatcaaagtggtacctatttatctactagcATTTGCATAGTTTTGAACTGCtacattggcagaagctgggactagtgatgggagctcaccccatcatgccgcacttgggcctcaaactgccaatctgccgatcttgcagtcaatagagtcagtgtcttaaccacttgagccttAAATGTGGTTTAATTTCAGTGCATCCTATACACATTTAGCTGAACATAAAACTTAATATAAGCAGTGTGTGTTTTAAGTGAATGTGTATATAAGTTTGTTCTGTCAGAAACCATGTAATACATAAATTAATATTCTTCTTTGTATGATAGCGAGCAGATAGTTCCTGCAGCACAGCCACTTCCACCTGTTTGCTGTGAGAAGAAAGACATCATGCTGCCTTTTGTGGGCTTGAACAATCTTGGCAACACTTGTTACCTTAACAGTATACTCCAGGTAAATTCATAACAGAATTAGAACATTAATGTTAAACATAGTAAGTGTCTGTGTTTACTGGATGGAACAGGCCATTAAAGAGATGACAGGAAGCTGTATGTGGACTTTCTGAATTTCTGAAAGCTAGAAAAATCAGTGATGTGTGCTAATTCTCTTAAGGTGGACAgttttgctttttttgggggAGAAGTCTCATTTTCCATCTATGTGCCCTAATATCGAGTGCTTTCTTATAAACTGATTTTGAACTTAGCTTAAGCTGTGCCTTGATTTTAGTGAAAGTATTTTAAACACTTATTTAACTCTTCCGTGAAATTTAAAACTTCTGAATTTGCCCAGTATTTTGAATCAGATTTTCCGGTTCTGTTTATATTGATGCACAGGAATATCAGAACaggacagaattaaaaacaacaacaacaacccaccaaTAACACTGAGCATGAAAACTACAAGCAAATCACAATATAATAAAACTTGCCACAAATGAACCCACCGAAGTGTAGCTTGCTTTTCTTGGGATTTTGCAACCGATATTTAACTtgttaaattcattttttaaaaaaaagaaaacatgggaaCTAGTGTTTTGCATTTAGTCATGAAACTTTGAACCTGCTACTATACAAAACAACTAGAAGTTGtaatttaaaatccttttttaCTAAAGGTACATTCACGTGGCTCATAACTGAAGTATCACTTTCCATCTTATCAATATTAAAGGTTCCTGGTCAGTTCCTAGAAACAAAATAAGCAGAAAATTCTAGTGCAAATATTTCCActattatttgtatattgatacATTCAGTTGCATCAGAAACACCGATTTAAAGTTTATTAGAAACCTTTCTCTATTCAATGACTCAAGTTAGCAACTGAACAAAATTCCCTGGCTGAACACTGCTTGGCTGTGCATTTGGCAGTCCAGAGCAAAAGTTATTTGGAGAGTAGAGTCATATTATAATGACAACTCATGACTTCTTTCTGAGGTTACATTTCTTCACACCATCACCCCAAGTAATTGTACAGTCATACCTGCCAGGTACCAACTTTCTGGGCATTCATGAGCTTACATCATTTTTATTCTCAAGGGCACTCTATGAAATAAATGACATAAGAGATAGTAGCTGGTTCAGAGTGACCCCGTAGACATCACAACTGATAAGAGATTTTAATGCAGATCTCTGGTCAGAAGTGACATTGTGGATCTACTACACCCATAAATGTATAGCCAAAGATACTTTTTTGTGGattgtgtttctttgttttacaaTTATTCTTCTTATTTTAGGTGCTCTATTTTTGCCCCGGCTTTAAAACTGGAGTGAAAAAGTTATTTAATGTAATTTCCAAAAAGAAGGAAAGCTTAAAGGAAGAAATTGATAAGGTATGGATACATTATCCACGGTAGGGATATTGTAACTAAGAAAGGTCATTATATTGTGGGTTCACTGTAAATTGGCTCCTTTGGAAGGAAATAAATCATGAAGAGTTGTCATTTCTGTAGCAAAGTAATTTAGACTGGGTTGTGTAACTTTGCCTTATTTTGAAAAGTTTTGTAAGCTGAGTGTCAGCTATCCCTTGGTCACAATGtgataataaaacatatttttataccATATTATCTTAGTACCTTGAGATGATGTGCAAAACGAATTAAAATACTATACATAAATATTATGAGAAAAGGATATATGTATGCAGTTAGCTAAAATAGTAGACAAAATGTTTACTTTGAGAAGcaacaaattattttctctgcCTTTACAGGGGACCATTAAAGAAGATTCTCTCGCAAGCTATGATTTGGTCTGCAGTTTACACTCCCTGATCATTTCAGTAGAACAGCTTCAGGCCAGTTTTCTTTTAAGTCCAGATAAATACACAGAGGACCTTGCTACTCAGCCAAGAAGGCTCCTAAACACACTAAGGTACAAATATTTTAAGAAGTTCCTGTATTTCTAACCCTTGCTGAATTCACTTAAAAGcactaatgttttaaaataagatagCCTCCCATTAAGGATGTTGGGATATTAAACAGAATTTCCAGAAACATCATAGTACATCTGCTTATTTCTAATCccataaaacagaggtactctaGCAATAATGCAGGATAATTTGCTGAAGTGTTCCCTGGTCCTTCATGGAGCACATCTTTAAGTTACAGATTAGGCTGAAAGATTAGACCTAAATATTCCATATCCTACCAAACTAGGCTGCTCATAAAATGTGTTGCCAGCTATGTTTTGTGAAATGCATATATCTCCGTTAAAACCTCAAAAAAGTAAaacatttgattattatttttttactgttggGTATATAATATCACTCAGCTGTTTATAAATTGGGTTATCTCATATCTTATGATTTTATAGGGAGCTCAATCCCATGTATGAGGGATATTTGCAGCACGATGCCCAAGAAGTATTGCAGTGTATATTGGGGCATATCCAAGGAACGTGTCAGTTCTTAAAGGACAAACTCAAATACAAATCAGTGCAAGAGCCCACAACTgaacttgaaaaaaaatcaaatcagaaTAGTGACAGTGCTAGTATTGTTGAAGAGGATAGAAATGTGCTTGATGATCAAATGAAAAAGGACTGTGAAGATAAAACTAAAGGAAGTGTGAAGAGAAAAAGTGATGATATTGAAGGgggcaatgaaaagaaaaagtccAGGGTATCCAGAGAGAAAAATGGAGGTGAAGAAAATCTAAGACAGACTCGATCGAAGAGAAAAGCACTAGAAGAAAAACTGGAAACTCATCCTGAAGCTGTAATTAAGGAAATGAAAATTCAAAGTGAAAATGAAACTACCAAGCCAATCCATAAAAAATCAAGGCTTAGGTTAAACTGGTTAATATCTTCAAGCAACCAGCCTAGTATTTTGTCTAAGTTCTGTAGTCTTGGAAAGTTGGCAACAAACTTTGGGTTCAAAGATCCCATCAAAGAAATGGATAACTGTCAGTTTACAGACACTTCTGTCAAGTGTGAAAAGAGTATCCAGTCAAAGGAACAATATTATGAATCATCGTCTCCCAAGGAAAGCACTGTGGAAAAGGGAACTGAAGAACAACTCAAGAAAGGTTAGCTAGTGAAGACCTTCTTtgagagtgggagggagggaatcagaTTGTTGATCTATTTACTGGGCTAGTCTTCTTGCTAGCAAGTTTTATAACAGTAGAACATTGTAACTGATTATTTGCTGTTAGAAGAGATGGGATAAGCCATgagtggtttccatggctctgTTCTTATTTACTACAGGATCTAGGGCAGGCCATGGGAGCAAAAACCTtgttttctaatttattaagCCTAGGAGGGACAAAAATAATTAGACCAGATTCATAGCTTAGCTTTGTGTCTCATGTAATTCTACAATACACAGGTTGTAAATGTTGAGTGTTTGCCCTAAGCAAGCAGAACAGTGGCAAACTGCAAGGCCACACTAACTAGATAGGAGTTGACAAATTCAGTTTAGAACAGATTAATTTAATCtgagttttaaaatagtttccaGATTATCTAAAATTTAACTAAATATGGgttacattttgaatttttacaaATTAtagaatacaaaattaaaataattacaaggGTTTGGGTGCATGTGAGGAATGATAAGGAGGTTCTTCTCCAGAAGTAAAGATTGTGGGAGTACTCTTAACCTGGATGTAAAAAGATCCTTTTAGTTTGCTTTGTAGGAGGAGTTTTCCTACATGATGAAGACGTTTTTATCATTCCTTCCAGAAAATGTGTATGAACAGAAATGCATTTGAAGGACAGAATTGTAATGGTAGTAAAGTAGTGTGTTCAATAACAAGTGTAATTTTATACTCCAGACACAATGACAGTGATCAATAAGTAAAGTAAACAATGGGAGTTTACAATGGAGCTTCTCCCAAAGCACAGGGCCTTCCAACTACACTCGAATTGACTACTTTCACCTCTGACCTAACTGAAAGCTATTCCAAGATTAGGGACTTCTGGGAGCATCTTGAGATGTTTCATAGCCCACTCTGTCTAGGAGGAAGAGTTCAGTATAATCTGTTCTATAATTTTCTTTTGGTACAGAGTTGGCTGACTTTGATTTAGTCGAGAGACTCTTCCAGGGCCAGTTGGTATTGCGAACAAGATGTTTAGAGTGTGAATGTTTCACTGAGAGGAGAGAAGACTTTCAGGATATCAGTGTACCTGTACAAAAAGATGAACTGTCCAAAGTGGAAGAGAATTCTGAAAGTAAGTAATACTGCAGTAAAGGATTTTAGGATGGCTATGATTCATGCTTGACCATGTGTGTTAGAAAGTTTTAAGAGTATTGATATAATGTCACCTGTGATTACTTACTGAATGTAATTTTTTTGCATAgctttatctttacattttagataGTTGTATGGTTGACATCCTCCAGAAGTGAGCCATGATAGCAAAAATTGTAGGAAATTGTTGCCTACTTAAAAACCATTTTAGGGAATGTTTATGTaactaggtccaaaacacactgcagaaataatcctgtttgagaccgctttaactgccctggctcagtactagagaacactgggagttgtagtttattgtggcaccagagctctctgacagagaaagctaaatgtctcacaaaaccacagtgcccagaattctctagcattgatcCAAGACAGTTAAAAGccgtctcatactggattatttctgcagtgtgttctggacctttaCTCATACAATCAGAGTTTGAAGGGTTGTAGGCGAACTGgtccacaccccccccccccccctcatcaaTATTGGAAATGCAGAAACAGTACCCCAGCTGACAGCTGCATGGGACAGCTCATCATTCTGTAGTTAATTGTTTCTGTCATTAAATTATAACTActattaaaaagattttataataTTCAACTAAGATCTACCATCCTGTAAGTTAAGCCCTATCACATATTAGGTTCTTCATGGTTTTCCCAATATTTGAAGAATTGTGCAGTTCCcgttttctccaggctaaacctttCTCATTTGACTTATTTTTATAACCCTGATCATCTTGGTTATTCCTCTGAACCTGTTCTACATTGTTTATATGGTTCATATTTGAAGTATGGTGCCTAAAACTGGGCATAGTACTTCACAAGCAGTCAGTATAAATGACATTATTGCTACTTCATGATTTAAAAATTACAGATACATAAATGTGTCCTAAAACtgtgttagcttttattttgtggaAACTGCTTTATGCTGCAGATTGATGCTTCTGATAATAGGGAGGGGATGTTACACATGTATTCCAGTACAGTACTTTAGCCTTCAAACATTGTTATGTTTTGCTTAACAGCTAGACATAATTTATTCAGTATCTTGTTGAAGAGACAGCAAAGCAGCCTGTGTAAACAAGAACAAATTTCCCACACTACAGATCCTGGCAAAGGCAAGGCTGCATTGCACTGAGATGGTCAGGGCCTGGTATGCACACTGCAAGGAAGGGCCTGAGGCATCATGCTCCATTCCCACCTAAAGTAGTCTTGTCCTACAGCAGTGCAGATTTAGTATTGGGGCACAGAACTGGCTTTTAGAAGTCTTCAGATGATAGCAAAGCATATGTTTGTTCAGTATTGATGTAGCTTATGTGTAACACCTCACACAATGGTTTCCTAAAGATATTAACCATTTTGCAATCATGATTAACAGACTTGTCTTTTACATTTCAGAAGACATGTATTGAAACAATTATACTGCTCTAACTAATCAACTCTTACAGTTTCCCCAGATCCCAAAACAGAAGTGAAAACACTGAAGTGGGCAATTTCACAGTTTGCTTCTGTGGAGAGGATTGTGGGAGAAGATaaatatttttgtgaaaattGTCGTCATTACACAGAAGCTGAACGTAGTCTTCTTTTTGATAAAATGCCTGAAGTTATAACAATCCATTTGAAGTGCTTTGCTGCTAGTGGACTAGAGTAAGTATTGTGAATAAGACACATGAAAAGTCCCGGCTACTGGAAATGAAATGTTGCTGAAATGTAGACTATTATTAAATGTATACATGTTAGCTCTCTTTAGTGAATACATGAATACAGAAAGCAGGGTTGAACTCAAGTGGGGAGTCTCTGGTACTCTTCTGGCTTTCTGGGTATTTCACAACCCTGGAAAATCAGGATTCCATATTGCAAAGTTTCTGCAGGAGCAGAAAAAGCTCTCTGCCTCAGAAGGCCTCTAACTATGGAACGTGAAACGTAGAACCAGTGTGCACTCCCTGCTTGTCGTTGTTATTtcttaaatatagaaataaaactcTTGGATAAGACTGTGATTTAACATTGTGTTTCCAGTGGAACACtgtttcctctttgaccttctttgCATACAGCAAGGAGAACAGAACTAACTGGCCACCTTTTTGAAGCTTctactttaaatttaaaaagggaGTTGTTGTTTATGTGTggaaacataattttttttttttaaaaaaaggagctaGTGTAAGTACACGCACCCACGTTATACACGGCTTTGTGCACACACGCTCAAGCTGCGGGGGTGCAcggggcggtgtgtcccattcagatgaatggggtgtgcgcccaagACGCACGCTGCTGTGCCACCActcgcacaagccccattcaaatgaatggggctcgagcataggcagaattcgcgtaagacaagggttcactgtatagcTATACATGTGTATCGCCTTCTGTAATGGGAAATGTGTGTTTAGGATTCCCGAATATACAGAGATATTACTTTAGATGCAACTCTGTGCACTTAGATATCTCTTCCAGAACTGTAAATTTGGAGTGAGAAAGTTGTAATTAAAATTACTTGCTATCACTAGTTAATGAATTAGTCATATTTGAGACTTCATGGAGAAATACGTAATGAAATTTCACTTTTGAAACCCTGAATTTCAAAAAGAATgtcatatgctgcttttctcaCTGTGAGATATTTTCTTGTAACTGGTCATTTTTAGGGGGGGAAAACCCAGCCAATATTAAATTCCACTCACCTATtgatgaagattttttttttcaacaggTGAACAGTATTTATGGACACCAAAGTGGTCTAGACAGTTATAATCAGTACTGGTCAGTATTGCTGAAAGACAAATATAGTTTAGGCAGTGAAAACATACTGGTATTCTATGGCTCTGAAGCACCGctaaaagaaaatacatataCTTACATGCAGATTAACAGTTGAAAATCTGGTTATTCTTTAGGAAAAACAAACTGTACCAGGGACAAAGAAAACATGCAAGTAAATTTAGAGAGTGtgtgctttcttttttcaaaaagataGGCTCATTCTTAATTATCAATATATTACAATTTTGATCAGTGAttagtagtttttttttaaaaaaaagcaaatacaAGTGGTTTATATTTTGGTAAATCTTTACACCCATTTCAGCCTTCTAAGCATGGCGTTATCACCCTCCGTTTGTAAATTAATGTgttaatttattaaaaatcagAACTCTTTAGGTTCATCAACTATTTCATTACTTCTTTCTGGAAGGCCCCAAAATGTCAAAACTGCATTGGGATGCACCTCTTTCGTGCCTTAATAGGACTAAGGATGCTAATAGTCGCCTCTCCCAAGTTTGCAGACTTGAAATCCACAGACTTGGAAATCTGTGGAGGGGTGACTCCCATTAAActtaatggggcacatgcccacaCCCCATTcgagccaatggggcttgaatatgcacaagatcTCCCATGAGTtccaaggggtgactgtatatgctTTGCCAAGTACATCTAAAATTGATTGGGAACAGGGACATCAGTGAAAAGATAAATAGTACTCAGAGGTACTGGTAGAAATTTCTGCAGTCACTAGAtcttttcattcagatgtttaGCTAACTTGGTTCAAACTTCAATGtggattttccagttctttctgaTCTGCAGCTAGAGTCATTTCTTTGTCTAGAATGTAGTTTGGAAAGTCAGAAGGATTCACCCCCCCAACCAAGTGTACAATACAGGAGATTAGCGCACTGCACCCTTAAAGTGTTgctattcctctttaactgctctgactgctcCCTGTTGCATTtttgggtttgtagttcagtgaggcctaagagctctctggctggctGAATATTTGAAATGtcccttcttaaactgcaaatcccagaatgcaacaggaggcaacaagagcagttaaagtggaatggcagtgttttaagagtgtagtgcgataatctccaaagtcttTAAAACCAATTGACTCAGTTGCCATAATGGAAGTTTACACTTTGAAGATCATTTCACTTTGAACAGCATTAACATTTCTTCTTATTAAACTGTACTTCATCAGTAGAATACCTATAAATGGGTGGTAAGAATTAGGCTGAAGTAACAGTCCATTCCTATTTTTAGGTTGCACTGTTATTTTGAAGGAAATAAATTTGTAATAGTGTGTTGGACAGATTCCAATAAAAGAACTGTTGAAAATGAATAAGCATTGCTTGTGAAGTTACAAGTTTCAAAACAAAGTTAATGTAAaattgaagacaaagaaaaatTGAGCTGTGTGGTTTTCCAGTGCTTGTTATTTGATCAAAAAAAACATCTATTCAAGTCACATATTTATTGTGCTGTGGTTTTCAAATGTAGAAACTCCCACGGACTGGTCATTTATATCTCTGGGAAAATGCCCCTTTGTAATTAGATGAGTAAAAACAAAAGTAGCTATTGTCCAGTATCCTTGCCATTTTTAATCTCTCCATGTTTTATTACTGGGTGATATCTAAAATATGTTTGAAAGTTGAAAAGACTGAAGTTTAAGAATGTGAGATATAGCAtagctgaattttaaaataaaagaactgTAGAAGTGGTGTGTCCTAGCCATGtatcattttttttcaaaaggtttGAATGTTACGGCGGACTCTCCAAGATAAATACACCTTTACAGACGCCTCTCAAGCTGTCCTTGGATGACTGGAGCATAAACCCAGCCAATGAAACCTATGGATTATTTGCCGTAGTGATGCACAGCGGCATTACTATCAGCAGTGGGCACTACACAGCTTCTGTTAAAATTACAGATCTAGACAGTTTAGAGCTAGACAAGGATAATTTCATCGTTGATGCTCTTGGTAAAATTTGCCCAGAAACATTGAATGACCAAGACGCAAGAACTGTCACAGAGGACTATGATGATGGTGAGGTCTCCTTTAGAGTTGGTGGAAATGCACAACCTAATAAAGGACTGAACAAAAAGAATACAGAAGCTGTGGGGCTTCTTGGAGGACAAAAAAGCAAGTACATCTGTGACTTGCCCACTAACAAAGCAAGCCATTCTGAGAAGATGACTAATATGGTAACTGAACTTAAAAATGCTGAATGTAGCCATGCTAAACAAATCATGGAGTTTGAACACGACGAGCAAACTGCTATTACTACCAATGGAGTAGGAAGCAAAGCCATTCGTATCATGCAGAGCCTCAAAGAGTATGAGGGGAAGTGGCTACTTTTTGATGATTCTGAGGTGAAAGTTACAGAGGAAAAGGACTTTCTTAACTTTTTGTCCCCCGTTTCATCGTCTACATCCACTCCTTACTTGCTGTTTTATAAAAAAATTGTAGAATGAAGTTGTATTATGTTGTAAATAATAGTTTTGCATCAGATTGGCACTGAAGAGCAGCTAATGACATATTTGAGGCTACAGAATTAAATTCATTGGTCTCTTTGACTCTATAaaaatgaggtgtttttttaagTGGGTAATTCACTTTATAGATTCTATTCAAAATCAGCCTAGCAGTGCAAACTTCTATATATCCTTTTCAATAAACAATATCTGAAGAGCACAGTAGTATATAACAGTGGTTCTGATTTCATCACTACTTGTatattagcttttttaaaaataaaattatttgtacccACATTTTGTAACTTAAGTGAAAAATGTAAAGTTTTTTTCCGATTCCTATATACAGTATGAATTGAGACTGCACTTCACATTTTGCTGAAATTGCTCTGACCACTTAGCTATTCCTCAGATGCTCAAAATAAGACACCAGAAAGGGCTGGGAGGTTCTCAGTTTCAAGATGTGTAATGTGAATCCCATAGCAGTGTTTTGGCATTATGTCTGTTTACATAAAAGGTATATAAATTATAaggttttttttagattttaagtTAAGATTGTGAGACTAGCATTAGCAGTTCCTTAGTTACATGTACAGTgaacctttgttatacgctggggtttggttccaagatcccccatggataacaaaatccgtggatgctcaagtcccattaaatataatgacatagcaaattggtgtcccttataaaaatggaaaatcaaggtttgatatttgaaatttatactttttttgaacattttcaaaccgtggatgcttgaatctgtgtataaaaaatcagtgtataagaagggccgactgtacagcaAATTTCCAGGGGATACTTCACAAAATGCATGTTTAGATGGACACCTAAAAAGTGCTTAGAGGAAAAGAGAAGTACAGTAAGACCTGTGTATTTGTGGACTTGCCacccatggatttgagcatccagagATAGCAAGCATGTATTGTCCCTAACGGTGGCATGTGCAcgcagccacaccaccattggggacaataggactgaggtcctccttccttcctttcttccttccattccccccctctctttccttcctctccctcctccctccgcctccgaGGCTTCTGCCCTGGGCTTGCCTTCGGGGGTGGTTTGGAGGTGGAAGCTGGAGCCCCATCAACCGAAAAGAGTTTAGGCCCCGGCCCAACACCCAGGATAGAACCTCCAGGCTCCAAGACCCAAACCCCAGCGCCGGCTCTGGCTCCCTCtagccaatggggctccagcctccAACTCCAAActgcccccaaagccaagcctAGGGCAGAAACCtccgaggagggagggagggaagacttcagtcccattgtccccaatggctaCACTGCCATTggggtcaatgggacttgagcatctgcagattttggtatctgcggggggggggggtctggaatgaatcccctgaggataccaagggctgactaaTATGAGACCCTTAGAACTGATGTGGCAGATATGGGAGAACCTTTAGTAATTAATGGTACCCAATTAAATGTATAAAGAAAGATGAGAATTTGGGAGACAGCGATAAAAAGGATTAAAGGGGAATGGATATAAAATGAGTTGTATGAAAGGATGGGAGAGAACCAACTGAGATAGGTAAGCTATTGGAGATAAGTCAGTGTTCACTGCAACAATAGTGTGCTATAGTAGTTTGCGTATTGGATTAAGACATGCAGACAGGTTTGAATCCTCacatggtcatggaaacccactggatgaccttgagcaagtggcattctctcactctcagaagatgcaatagcaaaccccttctgaagaaacctgcaaagaaaaccctgtgatagattaaCTTTAGGGCACCATAAGTTGTAAAAAATGCAACTGGCTACAACTAATGGATATAAACTTTTAAAAGGGAAGAGTCAATATCCATTTGTTTTATATCCATGATCCCCAAATAATTCCTAGTTTAGTGGCTATGTAGGGACTGAACGTACCCTAATCTGTATTTACTGGGAAGCAGCTACTGCTCTCAACGGGGTATTTCTGCATATTGGTCACAGGAGAGGGTGGAAATGGCATTCAGGAAGTGTTGCTTCTCAGTAAGTAGAGATTGAGGAGCTAGAATTCACTGCATAGTACTGTAACTACAGCACATATGTAAAGACCTTACAGGACTCCAGGTTAGTGCATTTTAATGTCAAGTTGGATCTGCAACATGTTTCAGCTGCCTTCTGTCCAGAGTGCCAGACAGCCATGTCCTTTGGAATATTCAATTTCCTGTCTAGCTTTTTCGCTTAAAGGAGAAAAGACATAAGGGACATATTTTTCTCCCAGTGGCCGAAAACTGGCCTGACAGGAAAGGCTTGATCGACTCTCTCCATCTCTATCTGCAGTCTGCTTCTCTGAATTTTCCCCCTTATAAGTAAAAAATCTCTTTCTATGCACAGAGGAGTCTTTCGGCTGATCTACCAACACCTCATACATGGCTCTCCAAATGCTGGATTATAGCTAAtgacattcctcaccactggctatgctgtttagagctgctgggaattgcagttcaatgaAACTGGAGAATTACATGATTCCTACCAGTGGCATAAAGGgaaaatgatggggggggggaatgcaactGACCCATCAATCAAAgtgtaatgtctagatcaagtgaagcaatagtcactctattctgctttggtcaggcctcacctggaatactgcgtctagttctaggcaccacaattcaagaaggctgttgataagctggagcgtgtccagaggagtgtgaccaaaatgttgaaatgtctggaaaccataccctatgagaagCAACCTAGGGAGGTGGGCAAGTTTAACATGGACAAGAGGTGGTTaagcagtgatatgatagccctgtttaagtatctgaaggggtgtcatactgaagatggagcaagattattttctcctgctctagagaatagacccaggaaaagagattccacctcaacattaggaggcacttcctgacagtaagagctgttcaacacactcccttggagagtgatagagtctccttctctgcttgtttttaatcagaggctggatggccatctgttagaggtgctttgattgcgagttcctgcatggcaggggcttggactggagggcccttgtggtctcttccaactctgtgcttcTATGACCCAAGTA
Encoded proteins:
- the USP1 gene encoding ubiquitin carboxyl-terminal hydrolase 1; protein product: MPGVVLPSDSDGLPRGSPAATTKKGRLSLKFFQKRETKRALDFAESPENEQKASEHDESPVIEQIVPAAQPLPPVCCEKKDIMLPFVGLNNLGNTCYLNSILQVLYFCPGFKTGVKKLFNVISKKKESLKEEIDKGTIKEDSLASYDLVCSLHSLIISVEQLQASFLLSPDKYTEDLATQPRRLLNTLRELNPMYEGYLQHDAQEVLQCILGHIQGTCQFLKDKLKYKSVQEPTTELEKKSNQNSDSASIVEEDRNVLDDQMKKDCEDKTKGSVKRKSDDIEGGNEKKKSRVSREKNGGEENLRQTRSKRKALEEKLETHPEAVIKEMKIQSENETTKPIHKKSRLRLNWLISSSNQPSILSKFCSLGKLATNFGFKDPIKEMDNCQFTDTSVKCEKSIQSKEQYYESSSPKESTVEKGTEEQLKKELADFDLVERLFQGQLVLRTRCLECECFTERREDFQDISVPVQKDELSKVEENSEISPDPKTEVKTLKWAISQFASVERIVGEDKYFCENCRHYTEAERSLLFDKMPEVITIHLKCFAASGLEFECYGGLSKINTPLQTPLKLSLDDWSINPANETYGLFAVVMHSGITISSGHYTASVKITDLDSLELDKDNFIVDALGKICPETLNDQDARTVTEDYDDGEVSFRVGGNAQPNKGLNKKNTEAVGLLGGQKSKYICDLPTNKASHSEKMTNMVTELKNAECSHAKQIMEFEHDEQTAITTNGVGSKAIRIMQSLKEYEGKWLLFDDSEVKVTEEKDFLNFLSPVSSSTSTPYLLFYKKIVE